In Periplaneta americana isolate PAMFEO1 chromosome 4, P.americana_PAMFEO1_priV1, whole genome shotgun sequence, one DNA window encodes the following:
- the LOC138698733 gene encoding uncharacterized protein isoform X1, with product MAPRVTLVVPLLLVISHVLAEPPSHGGYSYSGGGGGGHGSFGGYSKGGFKGISGGGGGGFKGGFGGGGYSYSSGGFGGGHGDGGYSSGGFGDSHGGGGYSSGGFGGGYSSGGFGGSHGGGGYSSGGLGGGHGGGYSSGGSGGGHGGGSYSSGGSFKGISLSSFGGSHGGGGYSSGGFGGGHGGGYSSGGLGGGYSSGGHGGGGYSSGGLGGGYSSGGHGGGGYSSGGFGGGHGGGGYSSGGFGGGHGGGSYSSGGGFKGISLGSFGGGHGSSSYSSGGFGGGHGSSSYSSGGFGGGHGSSSYSSGGFGGGHGGGGYSSGGFGGGHGGGGYSSGGHGGGGGYSIGGGGSSYSGGGGHGDDDFAGYP from the exons GATACAGCTACAGTGGTGGCGGTGGAGGCGGTCATGGTAGCTTCGGTGGCTACAGCAAAGGCGGTTTCAAGGGAataagtggtggtggtggcggtggatTCAAAGGTGGGTTTGGAGGAGGCGGTTATAGCTATAGCAGTGGCGGTTTCGGAGGTGGTCATGGAGATGGAGGCTACAGCAGTGGTGGATTTGGAGATAGTCATGGAGGAGGGGGCTACAGCAGTGGCGGATTCGGAGGTGGCTACAGCAGCGGCGGATTCGGAGGTAGCCATGGAGGAGGGGGCTACAGCAGTGGCGGATTAGGAGGTGGCCATGGAGGAGGCTACAGCAGTGGCGGATCTGGAGGTGGTCACGGAGGCGGAAGTTACAGCAGCGGCGGAAGTTTCAAGGGTATTAGCCTTAGTAGCTTCGGAGGTAGTCACGGAGGAGGCGGCTACAGCAGTGGCGGATTCGGAGGTGGTCACGGAGGTGGCTACAGCAGTGGCGGATTGGGAGGCGGCTACAGCAGTGGTGGTCATGGAGGAGGTGGCTACAGCAGTGGCGGATTGGGAGGCGGCTACAGCAGTGGCGGTCATGGAGGAGGTGGCTACAGCAGTGGTGGATTCGGAGGTGGTCATGGAGGAGGTGGCTACAGCAGTGGTGGATTCGGAGGTGGTCATGGAGGAGGCAGTTACAGCAGTGGAGGCGGTTTTAAGGGAATCAGTCTTGGGAGCTTTGGAGGTGGTCACGGAAGTAGCAGTTACAGCAGTGGCGGCTTTGGAGGTGGTCACGGAAGTAGCAGTTACAGCAGTGGCGGCTTTGGAGGTGGTCACGGAAGTAGCAGTTACAGCAGTGGCGGCTTCGGAGGCGGGCATGGAGGAGGTGGCTATAGCAGTGGCGGCTTCGGAGGCGGTCACGGAGGAGGTGGCTATAGCAGTGGCGGTCATGGAGGAGGAGGTGGCTACAGTATTGGCGGTGGCGGAAGCAGCTACTCTGGTGGCGGTGGCCACGGAGACGATGATTTTG ctggatacCCGTAG
- the LOC138698733 gene encoding loricrin-like isoform X2, whose translation MAPRVTLVVPLLLVISHVLAEPPSHGGYSYSGGGGGGHGSFGGYSKGGFKGISGGGGGGFKGGFGGGGYSYSSGGFGGGHGDGGYSSGGFGDSHGGGGYSSGGFGGGYSSGGFGGSHGGGGYSSGGLGGGHGGGYSSGGSGGGHGGGSYSSGGSFKGISLSSFGGSHGGGGYSSGGFGGGHGGGYSSGGLGGGYSSGGHGGGGYSSGGLGGGYSSGGHGGGGYSSGGFGGGHGGGSYSSGGGFKGISLGSFGGGHGSSSYSSGGFGGGHGSSSYSSGGFGGGHGSSSYSSGGFGGGHGGGGYSSGGFGGGHGGGGYSSGGHGGGGGYSIGGGGSSYSGGGGHGDDDFAGYP comes from the exons GATACAGCTACAGTGGTGGCGGTGGAGGCGGTCATGGTAGCTTCGGTGGCTACAGCAAAGGCGGTTTCAAGGGAataagtggtggtggtggcggtggatTCAAAGGTGGGTTTGGAGGAGGCGGTTATAGCTATAGCAGTGGCGGTTTCGGAGGTGGTCATGGAGATGGAGGCTACAGCAGTGGTGGATTTGGAGATAGTCATGGAGGAGGGGGCTACAGCAGTGGCGGATTCGGAGGTGGCTACAGCAGCGGCGGATTCGGAGGTAGCCATGGAGGAGGGGGCTACAGCAGTGGCGGATTAGGAGGTGGCCATGGAGGAGGCTACAGCAGTGGCGGATCTGGAGGTGGTCACGGAGGCGGAAGTTACAGCAGCGGCGGAAGTTTCAAGGGTATTAGCCTTAGTAGCTTCGGAGGTAGTCACGGAGGAGGCGGCTACAGCAGTGGCGGATTCGGAGGTGGTCACGGAGGTGGCTACAGCAGTGGCGGATTGGGAGGCGGCTACAGCAGTGGTGGTCATGGAGGAGGTGGCTACAGCAGTGGCGGATTGGGAGGCGGCTACAGCAGTGGCGGTCATGGAGGAGGTGGCTACAGCAGTGGTGGATTCGGAGGTGGTCATGGAGGAG GCAGTTACAGCAGTGGAGGCGGTTTTAAGGGAATCAGTCTTGGGAGCTTTGGAGGTGGTCACGGAAGTAGCAGTTACAGCAGTGGCGGCTTTGGAGGTGGTCACGGAAGTAGCAGTTACAGCAGTGGCGGCTTTGGAGGTGGTCACGGAAGTAGCAGTTACAGCAGTGGCGGCTTCGGAGGCGGGCATGGAGGAGGTGGCTATAGCAGTGGCGGCTTCGGAGGCGGTCACGGAGGAGGTGGCTATAGCAGTGGCGGTCATGGAGGAGGAGGTGGCTACAGTATTGGCGGTGGCGGAAGCAGCTACTCTGGTGGCGGTGGCCACGGAGACGATGATTTTG ctggatacCCGTAG
- the LOC138698733 gene encoding uncharacterized protein isoform X4, whose amino-acid sequence MAPRVTLVVPLLLVISHVLAEPPSHGGYSYSGGGGGGHGSFGGYSKGGFKGISGGGGGGFKGGFGGGGYSYSSGGFGGGHGDGGYSSGGFGDSHGGGGYSSGGFGGGYSSGGFGGSHGGGGYSSGGLGGGHGGGYSSGGSGGGHGGGSYSSGGSFKGISLSSFGGSHGGGGYSSGGFGGGHGGGYSSGGLGGGYSSGGHGGGSYSSGGGFKGISLGSFGGGHGSSSYSSGGFGGGHGSSSYSSGGFGGGHGSSSYSSGGFGGGHGGGGYSSGGFGGGHGGGGYSSGGHGGGGGYSIGGGGSSYSGGGGHGDDDFAGYP is encoded by the exons GATACAGCTACAGTGGTGGCGGTGGAGGCGGTCATGGTAGCTTCGGTGGCTACAGCAAAGGCGGTTTCAAGGGAataagtggtggtggtggcggtggatTCAAAGGTGGGTTTGGAGGAGGCGGTTATAGCTATAGCAGTGGCGGTTTCGGAGGTGGTCATGGAGATGGAGGCTACAGCAGTGGTGGATTTGGAGATAGTCATGGAGGAGGGGGCTACAGCAGTGGCGGATTCGGAGGTGGCTACAGCAGCGGCGGATTCGGAGGTAGCCATGGAGGAGGGGGCTACAGCAGTGGCGGATTAGGAGGTGGCCATGGAGGAGGCTACAGCAGTGGCGGATCTGGAGGTGGTCACGGAGGCGGAAGTTACAGCAGCGGCGGAAGTTTCAAGGGTATTAGCCTTAGTAGCTTCGGAGGTAGTCACGGAGGAGGCGGCTACAGCAGTGGCGGATTCGGAGGTGGTCACGGAGGTGGCTACAGCAGTGGCGGATTGGGAGGCGGCTACAGCAGTGGTGGTCATGGAGGAG GCAGTTACAGCAGTGGAGGCGGTTTTAAGGGAATCAGTCTTGGGAGCTTTGGAGGTGGTCACGGAAGTAGCAGTTACAGCAGTGGCGGCTTTGGAGGTGGTCACGGAAGTAGCAGTTACAGCAGTGGCGGCTTTGGAGGTGGTCACGGAAGTAGCAGTTACAGCAGTGGCGGCTTCGGAGGCGGGCATGGAGGAGGTGGCTATAGCAGTGGCGGCTTCGGAGGCGGTCACGGAGGAGGTGGCTATAGCAGTGGCGGTCATGGAGGAGGAGGTGGCTACAGTATTGGCGGTGGCGGAAGCAGCTACTCTGGTGGCGGTGGCCACGGAGACGATGATTTTG ctggatacCCGTAG
- the LOC138698733 gene encoding loricrin-like isoform X3 has protein sequence MAPRVTLVVPLLLVISHVLAEPPSHGGYSYSGGGGGGHGSFGGYSKGGFKGISGGGGGGFKGGFGGGGYSYSSGGFGGGHGDGGYSSGGFGDSHGGGGYSSGGFGGGYSSGGFGGSHGGGGYSSGGLGGGHGGGYSSGGSGGGHGGGSYSSGGSFKGISLSSFGGSHGGGGYSSGGFGGGHGGGYSSGGLGGGYSSGGHGGGGYSSGGFGGGHGGGSYSSGGGFKGISLGSFGGGHGSSSYSSGGFGGGHGSSSYSSGGFGGGHGSSSYSSGGFGGGHGGGGYSSGGFGGGHGGGGYSSGGHGGGGGYSIGGGGSSYSGGGGHGDDDFAGYP, from the exons GATACAGCTACAGTGGTGGCGGTGGAGGCGGTCATGGTAGCTTCGGTGGCTACAGCAAAGGCGGTTTCAAGGGAataagtggtggtggtggcggtggatTCAAAGGTGGGTTTGGAGGAGGCGGTTATAGCTATAGCAGTGGCGGTTTCGGAGGTGGTCATGGAGATGGAGGCTACAGCAGTGGTGGATTTGGAGATAGTCATGGAGGAGGGGGCTACAGCAGTGGCGGATTCGGAGGTGGCTACAGCAGCGGCGGATTCGGAGGTAGCCATGGAGGAGGGGGCTACAGCAGTGGCGGATTAGGAGGTGGCCATGGAGGAGGCTACAGCAGTGGCGGATCTGGAGGTGGTCACGGAGGCGGAAGTTACAGCAGCGGCGGAAGTTTCAAGGGTATTAGCCTTAGTAGCTTCGGAGGTAGTCACGGAGGAGGCGGCTACAGCAGTGGCGGATTCGGAGGTGGTCACGGAGGTGGCTACAGCAGTGGCGGATTGGGAGGCGGCTACAGCAGTGGTGGTCATGGAGGAG GTGGCTACAGCAGTGGTGGATTCGGAGGTGGTCATGGAGGAGGCAGTTACAGCAGTGGAGGCGGTTTTAAGGGAATCAGTCTTGGGAGCTTTGGAGGTGGTCACGGAAGTAGCAGTTACAGCAGTGGCGGCTTTGGAGGTGGTCACGGAAGTAGCAGTTACAGCAGTGGCGGCTTTGGAGGTGGTCACGGAAGTAGCAGTTACAGCAGTGGCGGCTTCGGAGGCGGGCATGGAGGAGGTGGCTATAGCAGTGGCGGCTTCGGAGGCGGTCACGGAGGAGGTGGCTATAGCAGTGGCGGTCATGGAGGAGGAGGTGGCTACAGTATTGGCGGTGGCGGAAGCAGCTACTCTGGTGGCGGTGGCCACGGAGACGATGATTTTG ctggatacCCGTAG